A region of the Variovorax sp. 54 genome:
ACTCGTCGTCGACCTTGAAGTATTCGATCTCGCGGCCCGCGAGCTTGCCGCCCTGCTGTTCCACGTAGAGCTTGAAGCCGTTTTCAATGGCCACGCCCAGGGCGGTGTAGGTGCCGCTGTAGGGCAGCATCAGGCCGACCTTGAGCTTGCCCGTGCCCTGTGCGCCGGCGGCGGTGGCCAGTGCGGCGAAGGCGATGGCCGTGAGCGCCAGGCGCGCGGTGCGAAGGTTCGTCATGGTGTCTGTCTCCTGTTGTTGGTGATGAAAGAAGCGGTCGCGACGATGACACGATCCGGCTGATCGCGATGCGGGGAATGCCCGCATTCAGGGATTTCGAGCAGCTCGCATTTCCCTGCCACGCGCGGTGCGATGTCGCGGATCTGCGCGAGCGTGCCGTACTCGTCGTCGATGCCCTGCACCGCAAGCACGGGGCAGCGGATGGTGGCTAGCTCGGCCTCGATGTTCCAGTCGCGGAAGGGCGGGTGCAGCCAGATGCGGTTCCAGCCCCAGAAGGCCGAGTCCGTGCTGTCGTGGTAGCGGCCGAGCCTGGCGGGCAGGTCGGTCGTGCGGTACGCGGTGCGCGCGATCTCGATGTTCGCGACGGTCTTGTCTTCCACGAAGAGGTGCGGCGCGAGCACCACGAGGCCTGCGACCTTGTCGGGGAAGCGTGCGGCATACAGCAGAGAGATCGAACCGCCGTCGCTGTGGCCGAAGAGCCAGGGCTTTTCGTCGCCGAGCTTCAGTGCGGCGAACAGCGCGGGCAGCACCTCGTGCGCCTGGCGGTGCATGAAGTCGACGTCCCAGATCTCGTCTTCGGCGCGCGGCGTGGAGCGGCCGTAGCCGGGGCGCGAGAACACGAGGCCGCGTGCACCGGCGGCTTCGCAGACTTGCGCGGGGAAGTCCTTCCACATGGCGAGGGAGCCGAGGCCTTCGTGCAGGAACACGATGAGCGGGGTATCGGCGCCGCGTTCGGGGGCGATCCATTGGCACTCGATGCGGATGGGGCGGCCGCGCCAGTCGATGGTGGCGAAGGTGGTGCTCATTGCATGGCCTCTGGCTGTTGCTCCCTCGCCCTCTGGGAGAGAGTGGGGGTGAGGGCCAGCGGCGCTCGCGAAGGCTGTGCGTGTGCGAAGGCCGATGCCCTCACCCTGACCCTCTCCCAGAGGGAGAGGGGACAACGCGGGAACCTCGTGCGCATGTTCACGCCTGCTTCTCGCGTTCGCGCAGCCGGAACCGCTGAATCTTTCCCGTCGCCGTCTTCGGCAACTCGCTCACGAACTCCAGAAACCGCGGGTACTTGTAAGGCGCCAACCGCTCCTTCACGAACGCCTTGAGTTCGTCCTCAGTCACCGCAGCGCCGTCCTTCAGCACCACAAATGCCTTGGTCTTCGTGAGCCCGTCGGCGTCGTCCTTCCCGATCACCGCAGCCTCGAGCACGGCCGGATGCTGCATCAGCGTGGCCTCGACCTCGAACGGCGACACGTAGATGCCGCTGACCTTGAGCATGTCGTCGCTGCGGCCCGCGTACGTGAAGTAGCCGTCGGCGTCGCGCGTGTACTTATCGCCGCTCTTGGTCCAGCCGCCCTGGAAGGTGTCGCGCGACTTCTCGCGGTTGCACCAGTACATGAGCGCCGAGCTCGGGCCGCAGATGTACAGGTCGCCCACCTCGCCGTCGGGCACGGGGCGGCCGTCCTCGCCGCGCAGCTCGACCTCGTAGCCGTCCACCGGCTTGCCCGTGGTGCCGTAGCGCACGTCGCCGGGGCGGTTCGAGATGAAGATGTGCAGCATCTCCGTGGAGCCGATGCCGTCGATGATTTCGCAGCCGAAGTGCGCCTTGAAGCGCTGCGCGATCTCACCCGGCAGTGCCTCGCCGGCCGACGAACACATGCGCAGCGCGACCGCATCGCGTGCGGGCAGCTTGGGTGAGGCGAGCATGCCCGCGAAGCCTGTAGGTGCGCCGAAGAACACGGTCGGCTGGTGTTCGGTCCAACGACGGAAGGTGGCATCGGGCGTGGGGCGTTCGGCCATCAGCACGACGGTGGCGCCGACCGACAACGGGAAGGTCAGCGCATTGCCCAGGCCGTACGCGAAGTACATCTTGGCGGCCGAGAAGCACACGTCGTCTTCGGTGAGGCCGAGCACGGGCTTGCCGTAGAGCTCGGCGGTCCACCACAGGTTGGCGTGCGTGTGCACCGTGCCCTTGGGCTTGCCGGTGGAGCCGGAGGAGTAGAGCCAGAAGCCCGGGTCGTCCGAAGCGGTGGGTGCCGGTGCGGGCAGGGGCTCGACGGCGGCGAGTGCGGCTTCGAACTCTTGCGCGCCCTCGGGCAATGCGCCCGTCGGTTGCGACACGAACAGCGTCTGCACTTCATGGCCGCCGCGCGCCATCGCATCCTGCAAGGTCGGCAGCAGCGCGCCCGACACCAGCACCGCCTGCGCGCGGCTGTGGTCGAGCATGTAGGCGTAGTCGTCGGGCGTGAGCAGCGTGTTCACGGCCACGGGCACGATGCCCGCGCAGAGGCAGCCCAGAAAGCTCACGGGCCAGTCGTTGCCGTCGAGCATGAGCAGCAGCACGCGCTCTTCGCGGCGGATGCCCGCGGCTTTCAGCGCGGCGGCCAGGCGGCGCGCGCGGTCTTCGAGCTGGCCGTAGCCCAGCGTGCCGCGGTCGTCGATGTAGGCGGTGCGTTCGGCGCGGCTGCGGTTGAGGGCGAACAGGTGTTCGGCAAAGTTGAATCGTGCGGGCAGGCTGCTCATCGTGTGTCTCCTTGGGGCCTGTGCGGGGGCTAGAGGCCGAGGGCGGCGAGCACGCCGGGGCTCGCCTGCACCGCGCTCTTGCGGTGATAGAAATCGAGCGCGCGCAGGCCGCCCAGTTCGGCGCCACCGCCTGCGCGGCCGGGGCCGCCGTGCATCGACATCGGCATCACGTTGCCGTGGCCGGTGTGGGCTTGCGCCACCTCGGGCGTGATGACATGCACGCGGCCGTGGCTCGGCGCGACCGACAGCGCGGCCTGTGCCAGCGCGGCATCGTCGCTGCCGTACAGCGAGGTGACGAGCGAGCCCTGGCCACGGTGCGCGAGCGCGATGCCGTGCGCGAGGTCGTTGTAGGGCAGCAGCGTGGCGACCGGGCCGAACACTTCCACGTCGTGCACGCGCTGCGCCGCATCGGCGTCGCGCGCGCCCAGCAGCACGGGGCCGATGCAGGCGGCCACGGCGGGGTCGGCGTCGATGAGGGGCTTGTTGCTGCTGTCGTGCAGCACGGTGGTTTGCGTGGCCAGTGCGTCGAGGCCGTCGCGCACCGCGTTCAGTTGTGCGCGGCTCACGAGCGAACCCATGCGCACGTTCTCGTTGCGCGGGTTGCCGACGGTCACGCCCGCGAGCTTGGCGCCGATGGCTTCGGCAGCGGCGTCGTACACCTCGGCCGGCACCAGGATGCGGCGGATGGCGGTGCATTTCTGGCCCGACTTGACCGTCATCTCGCGCACCACTTCGCGCACGAGCAGGTGGAAGGCCTCGCTGCCGGGCGCGGCGCCGGGCAGCAGCAGGGCGCTGTTGAGGCTGTCGGCCTCGATGTTCACGCGCACCGAACGCTCGGCCACGGCCGGGTGCGAACGGATGAGGGCGGCCGTCTCGGCCGAGCCGGTGAACGAGACCACGTCGAAGGGCTGCAACTGGTCCATCAGGCCGGCCGAGCTGCCGCAGATGACCGACAGCGCGCCGGCCGGGAGCACGCCCGCATCGACGACGTCCTTCACCATGCGCTGCGTGAGCCAGGCGGTGGCCGTGGCGGGCTTCACGATCACGGGCACGCCCGACAGCAGCGCGGGCGCGGCCTTTTCCCACAGGCCCCACGAGGGGAAGTTGAAGGCGTTGATGAACAGCGCCACGCCGTGCGTCGGCACCTGCAGGTGCTGCGACTGGAACACGGGCTCCTTGCCGAGCTTCACGGCGTCGCCGTCGCGCAGCGCGCGCACGTCGCCGAGCGCATCGCCCCACTTGGCGTACTGGCCGAGCGTGAAGATCGCGCCGTCGATGTCGACGGCCGAGTCGTTCTTCACCGTGCCGCAGTTCGCGGTGGCGATCTCGTAGTACGCGTCGCGGTTCGCCTGCAGCACCTTCACGATGGCGGCGAGCAGGCCGGCGCGTTGGCGGTAGGTGAGGGCGCGCAGCGCGCGGCCGCCCTGTGCGCGGGCGAAGCTGAAAGCTTCGGGCAGGTCGAGGCCGGTGGCGTCGACGCGTGCGAGTTCGGTGCCGAGCACCGGGTCGAACAGGGGCGTGCCGGCGCCCGTGCCGCTTTGCCAGCGGCCGGCGACGTGGTTGGCGAGAAGGTCGGTCATGGGGTGAACTTGATCTGCCCTTCGGGCAGGAGATAGAGAACCAGCGCGCGGCCTTGGGCCACGGTCGGGCGGTGTGCGGTGCCGGGCCCGTAGACGCACCAGCCCGCGGGCCGTCCGTCGAAGGTGGCGGCGGGGGTGTCGTCGAGCGGCATGATCAGGTCGATCTCGCCGTTCGGGTGCGTGTGGTGCGGGCCGGCGAGGTCCTGCATGTCGACCACGTCGACCGAGAAGCGATGCAGCGCGTCTTCGGCCTTGAAGACGCGGCCGTATTTGATGCCGCCACCTTCGCGGTCGCACAGCCAGCCTTCGGCGACGCCGCCGATGCAGGCCTGGCGCAGTTGCGCAAAGCGGTCGCTGCCGGCGCCGTGGGTGGTGTTGAGCCACTGGTCGAGCGTGTCGTCGAGCGGCTGGCCGGCGATCTCGGCGGTCAGGCCGGCGATCAGCTGGTGAAATGCCGCCTTGCCGGTGGCGGGCGTGGAGGTGTCGGACATCGTGGGCCTCGAACGGATGAACTATCGACTTCTTGCAGGAAGGCTGCGCGTGCAGTATCTTGCGTGTGATCGAACAATAAGCAGCGAGACAACAGGTGTCAAGCAATATAGTGCATCTATGGTGTTTACCCTGAGCGCGCACAATCCCGGCGAAGAACGAGGAATGGCATGAACGAGCATGTAGACGCGGTGCTGGCCACCGCGCCCGAGGGCGGCACCGGCAACCACGGCGCCGCCGTGGCCGGGGAGGCCAAGAACCCACTGCTGGCGGCACTGGGCGACCGCGTGCGCAATCTGCGCGCGCAGCGCGGCCTCACGCGCAAGGCGGTGGCTTTGTCGGCCGACGTCTCGGAGCGCCACCTGGCGAACCTGGAATACGGCATCGGCAACGCATCGATCCTGGTGCTGCAACAGGTGGCCGGGGCGCTGCACTGCTCGCTGGCCGAGCTGGTGGGCGACGTGACGACCAGCTCGCCCGAGTGGCTGCTGATTCGCGAACTGCTCGAGCACCGCAGCGAGGCCGACCTGCGCCGCGTGCGCGTGGCACTCGGCGAGATGCTGGGCACGGCCTCGGTCGATCCGGCGCGGCACCGGCGCATCGCGCTGGTGGGGCTGCGCGGCGCGGGCAAGTCGACGCTGGGCCAGATGCTGGCCGAAGACCTCGAGATTCCGTTCATCGAACTGAGCCGCGAGATCGAGAAGCTCGCCGGCTGCAGCGTGCGCGAAATCCACGACCTGTACGGCACCAACGCCTACCGCCGCTACGAGCGCCGCGCGCTCGAAGAAGCGGTGCAGATCTACAGCGAGGTGGTCATTGCCACGCCCGGCGGCATCGTGTCCGACCCGGCCACCTTCAACGAGCTGCTCGCCCACTGCACCACCGTGTGGCTGCAGGCCGCGCCCGAGGAGCACATGGGCCGCGTGGCCGCGCAGGGCGACACCCGCCCGATGGCCGCCAGCAAGGAAGCCATGGAAGACCTGCGGCGCATCCTGAACGGGCGCGCCGCGTTCTATTCGAAGGCGGACCTGTCGGTGGACACGAGTGGTAAGACGCTCCAGCAGAGCTTCCAGGCGCTGCGCACGGTCGCCCGCCAATCCATAGGCCTGGTCTAGGCCTCCGCAATCTGAAAAAAAGCACAACAGGCATTGACTTGCCTGTTTGCATGCAGCATGATGCATGTCATCGGAACAAGGAAGTGCATTATTATTCCTGTTCACGGTTTTCTGAACACAGCCCCACAGGAGACTTCCGCATGACCGACACCACGCTCCAGGCGCCCCAGCGCGTCGACTACCGCATCGAACCTGCTCAGTACCGCCACTGGTCGCTGAGCTTCGACGGCGCCATTGCGCGCCTCACGCTCGACATCGCGGAAGACGGCGGCATTCGCCCCGGCTACAAGCTCAAGCTCAACAGCTACGACCTGGGCGTGGACATCGAGCTGAACGACGCGCTCAACCGCATCCGCTTCGAGCATCCTGAAGTGCGCAGCGTGATCGTCACCAGCGGCAAGGACCGCATCTTCTGCTCGGGCGCCAACATCTTCATGCTGGGCGTTTCGAGCCACGCCTGGAAGGTGAACTTCTGCAAGTTCACCAACGAGACGCGCAACGGCATGGAAGACACCTCGAAGTATTCGGGCCTGAAGTTCCTCGCGGCCGTGAACGGCGCCTGCGCCGGCGGCGGCTACGAACTGGCACTGGCCTGCGACGAAATTTTGCTGGTGGACGACCGCTCCTCGTCGGTCTCGCTGCCCGAAGTGCCCCTGCTCGGCGTGCTGCCCGGCACCGGCGGCCTGACCCGCGTGACCGACAAGCGCCACGTGCGCCACGACCTCGCCGACATCTTCTGCACCAGCGTCGAAGGCGTGCGCGGCCAGCGCGCGGTCGACTGGCGCCTCGTCGATGCCGTGGCCAAGCCCGCGCAGTTTCCCGCCGCCGTGCAGGAACGCGCCGCACAACTCGCCGCCGGCAGCGACCGCCCCGCCGGCGGCAAGGGCGTGGCCCTGAGCCGCGTTGAGCGCACCGACAGCGCCGACGGCATCGCGTATGCCCACGTCAACGTGCAGATCGACCGCAGCAAGCGCACCGCGACGATCACCGTGAAGGCGCCCACCGGCGCGCAGCCGGCCGACGTCGCCGCCATTGAAGCCGCGGGCGCCGCCTGGTGGCCGCTGGCCGTGTGCCGTGAGCTCGACGACGCCATCCTCAACCTGCGCACCAACGAACTCGACATCGGCACCTGGCTGCTCAAGACCGAAGGCGACGCCGCCGCCGTGCTCGCATCGGATGCCGTGATGTTCGCCAACAAGGACCACTGGCTGGTGCGCGAAACCATCGGCGGCCTGCGCCGCACGCTGGCGCGCCTCGATGTGTCGTCGCGCAGCCTGTTCGCGCTGGTCGAGGCCGGCTCGTGCTTTGCCGGCACGCTGGCCGAGCTGGCCTTCGCGGCCGATCGCACCTACATGCTCGCGCTGCCCGACGACGCCGCGCGCGCACCGAAGCTCACGCTCAACGAATTCAACTTCGGCTTCTTCCCGATGGTGAACGACCAGAGCCGCCTGCAGCGCCGCTTCTATGAAGAGGCCGCACCGCTCGAAGCTGCGCGCGCTGCCGCCGGCCAGGCGCTCGACGCCGACGAGGCCATGAAGCTCGGCCTCGTGACCGCCGCGCCCGACGACATCGACTGGGACGACGAGATCCGCATCGCCATCGAAGAGCGCGCCGCCATGTCGCCTGACGCACTCACCGGCCTCGAAGCCAACCTGCGCTTCGCGAGCAAGGAGAACATGGCCACCCGCATCTTCGGCCGCCTCACGGCCTGGCAGAACTGGATTTTCAACCGCCCCAACGCCGTCGGCGAAAAGGGCGCGCTGAAGGTCTACGGCACCGGCCAGAAGGCCGGCTTCGATCTGAACCGCGTTTGAGCACCCAGCAGTCCGCACAACCCAAGGAACAACGATGAGCACGATCAACTACAGCGAGAAGATCCCCAACAACGTCAACCTCGGCGAAGACCGCACGCTGCAGCGCGCGCTCGAAGGCTGGCAACCCAACTTCATCAACTGGTGGGACGACGTGGGCCCCGAAGGCTCGACCAACCACGACGTGTACCTGCGCACGGCCGTGAGCGTCGACCCGCAAGGCTGGGCGCAGTTCGGCCACGTGAAGATGCGCGACTACCGCTGGGGCATCTTCCTGAACCCGGGCGACGCCAACCGCGAAGTGCACTTCGGCGACCACAAGGGCGAGAAGGTCTGGCAGGACGTGCCCGGCGAACACCGCGCCAACCTGCGCCGCATCATCGTCACGCAGGGCGACACCGAGCCCGCGTCGGTCGAGCAGCAGCGCCACCTGGGCCTGACGGCGCCGTCGATGTACGACCTGCGCAACCTGTTCCAGATCAACGTCGAAGAAGGCCGCCACCTGTGGGCCATGGTCTACCTGCTGCAGAAGCACTTCGGCCGCGACGGCCGCGAAGAAGCCGATGCACTGCTGCAGCGCACCTCGGGCGACGCGAACAACCCGCGCATCCTGGGCGCCTTCAACGAGAAGACGCCCGACTGGCTCGCGTTCTTCATGTTCACGTACTTCACCGACCGCGACGGCAAGTTCCAGCTGGCCGCGCTGGCCGAGAGCGCGTTCGATCCGCTGGCGCGCACCACGAAGTTCATGCTGACCGAAGAAGCGCACCACATGTTCGTGGGCGAGAGCGGCGTGTCGCGCGTCATTGCGCGCACCGCGCAGGTGATGAACGAGCTGAAGACCGACGACGCGCAGAAGATCCGCGCCGCCGGCTGCATCGACCTGGGCACCATCCAGCGCTACCTGAACTTCCACTACTCGGTGACCATCGACCTGTTCGGCGCCGACCAGTCGAGCAACGCCGCCATCTTCTACAGCTCGGGCCTGAAGGGCCGCTACGAAGAAGGCAAGCGCGACGACGACCACGTGCTCAAGGGCCAGACCTACAAGGTGCTCGAAGTGAAGGAGGGCCAGCTCGTCGAGAAGGACGTGCCGATGCTCAACGCGCTGAACGAAGTGCTGCGCGACGACTTCATCAAGGATTCGGTGTCCGGCGTCGGCCGCTGGAACAAGGTGCTCGAGAAGGCCGGCATCCCGACGCGACTGTCGGTGCCGCACAAGGCCTTCAACCGCCAGATCGGCGCACTCGCCGGCATCAAGATGTCGCCCGAAGGCCGCGTGGTGAGCGAGGTCGAATGGGCCGCCAAGCGCGACGAATGGCTGCCGAGTTCCGAAGACTTCGCTTTCGTGGCATCGTTGATGGGCCGCGTCATCGAGCCGGGCAAGTTCGCCGGCTGGATCGCACCGCCGGTGATGGGCATCAACCGCCAGCCGGTGGATTTCGAGTACGTGCGTTTCGGTTGATTTGGGGTTTACTCCCTCTCCCCTTGGGGAGAGGGCAGGGGTGAGGGTAGGCGGCGTCCCCACGATAAGCAGCCGCCCCCTCACCCTGACCCTCTCCCCAAGGGGCGAGGGAAAGGAGAAAAAACATGGACATGGTCGTTGAAGCCGGGGTCATCAAGCAGCACCTGATCGACCCCGAGATCTGCATCCGCTGCAACACCTGCGAGGCGACCTGCCCCGTGAACGCGATCACGCACGACGACAACAACTACGTTGTTCGTGCGGACGTCTGCAATGGCTGCATGGCCTGCATCTCGCCGTGCCCCACGGGCTCGATCGACAACTGGCGCACCATGCCTTTGGTGCGTGCGTACACCATCGAAGAGCAGCTCACGTGGGAAGAGCTCCCCGCAGAACTCTCGCCCGAAGAACTCGAAGCCGCCGGCGTGTCCGGTGCTTCCGCCGAGGCTGCAGAAGCGCCCGCGCAGACGCAGGCCCAGGCTGCGGCCGAAGCCACCGAGCCGGTCTTCAACTCCGCGCAGTACGGTGCCAGCGTGCCGCCCTGGTCGGCCGCGCACGCGTACACCAACCTGTTCCCGCCGAAGACGCCGACCACCGCCACCGTGGTGGGCAACTTCAACTGCACCGAAGCCGGCTTCGACAGCGAGACGCACCACGTCGTGCTCGACTTCGGCGTGGTGCCGTTCCCGGTGCTCGAAGGCCAGTCGATCGGCATCGTGCCGCCCGGCGTCGATGCCATCGGCAAGCGCCACCATGCGCGCCAGTACTCGGTGGCCAGCCCGCGCAACGGCGAGCGGCCCGGCTACAACAACGTTTCGCTCACCGTGAAGCGCGTCACCGAAGACCACGAAGGCGACCCGGTGCGCGGCGTGTGCTCCAACTATGTGTGCGACCTCAAGGTGGGCGACACGGTGCAGGTGGTGGGCCCCTTCGGTTCGTCGTTCCTGATGCCGAACCACCCCAAGTCGCACATCGTGATGATCTGCACCGGCACCGGCAGCGCGCCCATGCGCGCCATGACCGAATGGCGCCGGCGCCTGCGCAAGAGCGGCAAGTTCGAAGGCGGCAAGCTCATGCTGTTCTTCGGCGCGCGCACGCAGCAGGAGCTGCCGTACTTCGGCCCGCTGCAGTCGCTGCCCAAGGACTTCATCGACATCAACTTCGCGTTCTCGCGCACGGCGGGGCAACCCAAGCGCTACGTGCAGGACCTGATGCGCGAACGCGCCGCCGACCTGGCCGCGCTGCTGAAAGACGGCGCAAGCCACTTCTATGTGTGCGGCCTGAAGAGCATGGAAGAGGGCGTGGTGCTCGCACTGCGCGACGTGGCGAAAGAAGCGGGGCTCGACTGGGACACCGTCGGTGCTGGCTTGAAGCGCGAAGGCCGACTCCACCTCGAAACGTACTAAGCTGCGGCGAATGCTGTTCGCCGACTTCCATGCAGGCCAGGTCATCGAGGCCGGGCCTTATGTGCTCACCGAAGCCGAGCTGCTGCAGTTCGCGCGGGCCTACGACCCGCAGTGGTTCCACACCGATCCCGAAGCCGCGGCCGAAAGCCCTTTCGGCGGCCTGATCGCCAGTGGCTGGCACACCTGCTCGATCGCGATGCGGCTGGTGGTCGAGGCCGCGCTGGCCGACTCCGAATCGTTCGCGTCGCCCGGACTCGAGCACGTGCGCTGGCCGAACCCGGTGCGACCCGGCGATGCGCTGCGGCTCGTGGCCGACGTGATCGAGGTGCGCCGCTCCGAGAAGCGCCCCACGCTCGGCATCCTGCGCTGGCGCTGGCGGCTGTTCAACCAGCGCGCGCTGGTGGTGCTCGACACCGAAGTCACCAGCCTTTTCAAGCTGCCCGCACCCGGGCTCTGAACGACACAAGCCCGCAACGCACAGAGCGTTGCGGGCTTGATTTCTTTCGGAGCGATGCGCTGCAGCCGCCGCGTCCGGCCGCTGCAGCCTGGACCTGCTTACTTCTTGTGCAGGTCGACCGCGCCCGAGCCCTGGGCCTTGCCGCTCGCCTTGGCGCCGGCCGTGGCGGGTTTCACCGCGCCGCCGACCGCGCCCGCGGCACCGGTCGCGCTGTTCACGGTGCTGCCCACGGTGTTGGTCACCCCGCCGACGGCCTGCGTTGCGCCGCCGACAGCGCCGGTGGCACCGCCGACCGCACCCGTGGCCGTGCCGAGCACGCCACCGACGGCATTGCCCACGCCGCCGGTCGCACCGGAGGTGGAGGTGTCCGCGTTGGCATCGGCCGATGCGCCGGTCTGCGAGCGTGCGCCGGCTGCGCCGCCTTGCGTCGCGCCGGTGCTGCCCGAAGCCTTCACATCGGCGTTGACCCCCACGCCGACCCCGACGCCTTGCGCCTGGGCCGTCCCGCCGAGGGCCAGGAGGCCCGCCAGCATGGCGCCGATGAAGATGCGGTTGGTTGCATGTGTAGTCATGAGTGACAGTTCCTTTCGTTGCTGAGTCACGGTTTGCAGAACCGACCGGGGTTCGATCGATTCGGGGGCAACCATGACGGGCCGGCAGGTTGTCGCCATGTGCGGCGCGTTCGCTCGACGCTGTGGGAATCGGCCGTCGGCGAAATGAGGGGCTCGTGCGTTAGGGCGGCGTTCGCAAATCCCCGCCCGATCCGGGGTTTCTGGGCGCGGTACGCCGTGGCATCGAAGACATGCAACTCATAATGTTGCATGAAACGAGACAGCAAGCTTTCCGGCGTGCTCCACGTGCTGCTGCACATGGCCGAGCTGGACGCACCCATTACTTCCGAGGCGCTCGCCGCGGCGATGCAGACCAACCCCGTGGTCGTGCGCCGGCTCATGGCGGGCTTGCGGCAGGCCGGCTTCGTCAGTTCGGCGAAGGGGCATGGCGGCGGCTGGGTGCTGTCGTGCTCATTGGGTTCGGTGACGCTGGGCGACATCCACAACGCCGTCGGCGCGCCCGCGCTGCTGGCCATGGGCAACCGCACCGAGAGCCCGGGCTGCATCGTCGAGCAGGCGGTGAACGCGGCGCTCGACGGCGCCTGCCAGGAAGCCGAGGCGCTGCTGCTGCGGCGGCTCAACGGCATCACGCTGGCCGATCTTTCCAAGGACTTTCATCGCCGCATGACGGGCGGCGGCTTCACCCTGAAGGACATCGCACATGCGCCATGACGCACTCATCGTGGGCGGCAGCTTTGCCGGCCTTTCCGCCGCCATGCAATTGGCGCGCGCACGCAGGAAGGTCTGCGTGGTCGACGCGGGCGCGCCGCGGAATCGCTTCGCCGCCGCCTCGCACGGCTTCTTCGGGCAGGACGGCATGCCGCCGCTGCAGATGATTGCCGATGCGCGCGACAAGCTGCTCGCCTATCCGTCCGTCACTTTCGTCGAA
Encoded here:
- the boxA gene encoding benzoyl-CoA 2,3-epoxidase subunit BoxA; translated protein: MDMVVEAGVIKQHLIDPEICIRCNTCEATCPVNAITHDDNNYVVRADVCNGCMACISPCPTGSIDNWRTMPLVRAYTIEEQLTWEELPAELSPEELEAAGVSGASAEAAEAPAQTQAQAAAEATEPVFNSAQYGASVPPWSAAHAYTNLFPPKTPTTATVVGNFNCTEAGFDSETHHVVLDFGVVPFPVLEGQSIGIVPPGVDAIGKRHHARQYSVASPRNGERPGYNNVSLTVKRVTEDHEGDPVRGVCSNYVCDLKVGDTVQVVGPFGSSFLMPNHPKSHIVMICTGTGSAPMRAMTEWRRRLRKSGKFEGGKLMLFFGARTQQELPYFGPLQSLPKDFIDINFAFSRTAGQPKRYVQDLMRERAADLAALLKDGASHFYVCGLKSMEEGVVLALRDVAKEAGLDWDTVGAGLKREGRLHLETY
- a CDS encoding MaoC family dehydratase, translating into MLFADFHAGQVIEAGPYVLTEAELLQFARAYDPQWFHTDPEAAAESPFGGLIASGWHTCSIAMRLVVEAALADSESFASPGLEHVRWPNPVRPGDALRLVADVIEVRRSEKRPTLGILRWRWRLFNQRALVVLDTEVTSLFKLPAPGL
- a CDS encoding adhesin; this translates as MTTHATNRIFIGAMLAGLLALGGTAQAQGVGVGVGVNADVKASGSTGATQGGAAGARSQTGASADANADTSTSGATGGVGNAVGGVLGTATGAVGGATGAVGGATQAVGGVTNTVGSTVNSATGAAGAVGGAVKPATAGAKASGKAQGSGAVDLHKK
- a CDS encoding Rrf2 family transcriptional regulator, with protein sequence MKRDSKLSGVLHVLLHMAELDAPITSEALAAAMQTNPVVVRRLMAGLRQAGFVSSAKGHGGGWVLSCSLGSVTLGDIHNAVGAPALLAMGNRTESPGCIVEQAVNAALDGACQEAEALLLRRLNGITLADLSKDFHRRMTGGGFTLKDIAHAP